One Acidimicrobiia bacterium genomic window carries:
- the recR gene encoding recombination mediator RecR — protein MHEGPVQALIDELGRLPGVGPKSAQRIAFYLLKVAPEDANRLAKAITDAKARVSWCRRCFNLAEGELCMFCRDDRRDPSLLCVVQEAPDIVAVERTHEFHGRYHVLQGAISPIEGIGPEQLRVKELLRRVGEEGVREVILATNPNIEGETTAMYVARVLKPLGVRITRIASGLPVGGDLEYADEVTLGRAFEGRREVDA, from the coding sequence CTGCACGAAGGGCCGGTTCAGGCACTGATCGACGAGCTCGGCCGACTGCCCGGCGTGGGCCCGAAGTCGGCGCAACGCATCGCGTTCTACCTCTTGAAGGTCGCGCCCGAGGATGCCAACCGGCTTGCGAAGGCGATCACCGATGCGAAGGCGCGCGTCTCCTGGTGCCGTCGGTGCTTCAACCTCGCCGAAGGGGAGCTGTGCATGTTCTGTCGCGACGATCGCCGCGACCCCTCGCTGTTGTGCGTGGTGCAAGAGGCCCCCGACATCGTCGCGGTCGAGCGCACCCACGAGTTCCATGGCCGGTACCACGTCCTCCAGGGCGCGATCTCCCCGATCGAGGGAATCGGTCCCGAGCAGCTGCGGGTCAAGGAGCTCCTGCGCCGGGTCGGTGAGGAGGGCGTGCGGGAGGTGATCCTCGCGACCAACCCGAACATCGAGGGCGAGACCACCGCGATGTACGTCGCGCGCGTGCTGAAGCCGTTGGGCGTCCGCATCACGCGCATCGCGAGCGGACTGCCGGTCGGAGGCGACCTCGAGT